A part of Arachis hypogaea cultivar Tifrunner chromosome 12, arahy.Tifrunner.gnm2.J5K5, whole genome shotgun sequence genomic DNA contains:
- the LOC140177179 gene encoding uncharacterized protein → MVKIHNGKWCMYVDFTDLNKACPKDSYLLPSIDCLVDSAFGYEKLSFMDVYSGYNQILIHPSDQSKTAFITEYGNYSYKVMPFGLKNAGATYQRLMDKVFTQQIGRNIEVYVDDMVSKTKLGDSHLDDLEEIFHQIREYIMRLNPEKCAFGVQSGKFLDFMLTNRGIEANPEKCKAVLDMMSPKTIKEVQQLTGRLVALSRFLPCLASKSFYGSSNSQGCGSGIILEDGNGNVIEQSLHFSFKASNNQSEYEALIVGLKLATDLSIAKLKVYYDSLLIVQQVNDLYQVKDPLLSKYLAIVQNLLFKFSKCEIQHIPRESNSRADILSKLANTQMTKSSFYQSTLLKPSIDLTEILSVTQDTDWRTTYINYLRTGVLPADIDNPRHFRRQESFFTIHDNSLYRRGFSRPLLKCLSKSETKLAMTEAHEEICGTHLGARSISLKILRAGFFWPTLQQDCKTKVRSCYNFQKHSPITHLPAELLHSSEDLKVKHFSSVEHPQTNGLAEAANKVILHALRKKLDDAKGLWAALILEIILGNNTTVHSTTKETHFRLVYGSDAMIPVEISQTSLCTQLADHSTSNTV, encoded by the exons ATGGTGAAAATCCATAACGGTAAATGGTGCATGTATGTTGATTTCACCGATCttaacaaagcatgcccaaaagacTCTTATCTCTTACCATCGATTGATTGTTTAGTTGACAGTGCTTTTGGTTATGAAAAACTAAGTTTTATGGATGTATACTCTGGTTACAACCAGATCTTAATACATCCATCTGATCAAAGCAAAACTGCTTTTATTACTGAATATGGAAATTACTCTTACAAAGTCATGCCATTTGGTcttaagaatgcaggtgcaacatatCAACGCCTTATGGACAAAGTGTTCACCCAGCAGATAGGCAGAAACATCGAggtctatgtagacgacatggtTTCCAAAACAAAACTTGGCGACAGCCACCTCGATGACCTCGAAGAAATTTTCCATCAGATCCGAGAATATATCATGCGGTTAAACCCCGAGAAGTGTGCCTTTGGTGTACAAAGTGGCAAATTCCTCGACTTCATGCTAACCAACCGAGGAATCGAGGCCAACCCCGAAAAGTGCAAAGCTGTGTTGGATATGATGAGCCCAAAAActatcaaagaagtacaacaattaACAGGAAGACTTGTTGCACTCTCTAGATTCTTACCTTGCCTAGCTTCTAAATCTTTCT ACGGCTCTTCAAATTCACAAGGATGTGGATCTGGAATCATACTTGAAGACGGAAACGGCAATGTCATCGAACAATCTCTACATTTTTCCTTCAAGGCAAGTAACAATCAGAGTGAGTACGAAGCTCTCATTGTTGGCCTAAAACTTGCGACCGACCTAAGTATAGCCAAACTCAAGGTATACTACGATTCTTTGCTCATTGTACAGCAAGTGAACGATTTGTACCAAGTAAAAGATCCTCTGTTATCCAAATATCTTGCCATTGTTCAGAATTtacttttcaaattttcaaaatgcgAAATTCAACATATACCTCGAGAGAGTAATAGCCGAGCTGATATTCTATCTAAGCTCGCCAATACTCAAATGACCAAATCCTCATTTTATCAATCAACACTACTTAAACCAAGCATAGATCTCACAGAAATTCTAAGTGTTACACAGGATACAGATTGGAGAACAACTTATATAAATTATCTAAGAACTGGAGTATTGCCAGCTGATATTGACAATCCTCGACATTTTCGTCGACAAGAATCATTTTTCACAATACATGACAATAGCCTATATAGACGAGGATTTTCTCGTCCTTTGCTTAAATGTCTCTCCAAATCCGAAACCAAACTTGCAATGACAGAAGCACATGAGGAAATCTGTGGGACACACCTCGGCGCCCGAAGTATTTCTTTAAAGATCCTCCGTGCTGGCTTCTTCTGGCCGACGTTACAACAAGACTGCAAAACAAAGGTAAGAAGTTGTTACAATTTCCAGAAACATAGCCCCATCACACACCTCCCTGCCGAGCTTCTGCATAGTTCTGAG GATTTAAAAGTCAAACATTTTTCATCGGTAgaacacccacagacaaatggattagctgaggctgcaaataaagttaTCCTTCATGCTTTAAGAAAGAAACTGGATGACGCCAAGGGTCTCTGGGCCGCACTCATACTAGAGATCATATTGGGAAACAATACCACTGTTCACTCAACAACAAAGGAAACCCATTTCCGACTAGTATACGGCTCAGACGCAATGATACCAGTTGAGATCTCTCAGACTTCACTCTGCACTCAGTTGGCAGACCATAGTACATCCAATACAGTTTGA